In one Parvibaculum sp. genomic region, the following are encoded:
- a CDS encoding enoyl-CoA hydratase/isomerase family protein, translating to MSQAKQAPEAAPQEVLYEVSDHIATITLNAPERMNTISGVMLNQLTERLLEADRDPEVRCVILTGAGRAFCAGLDLRPQASGNLSIGQSGGVTSTTLDLNHTPPTVLHAMETPTVCAVNGGAAGYGMDTALGCDIRLMAKSAKFAAAFCKRGLLPESGGTWILPRLLGWSKAAELIFTGRTLSAEESVAWGLASEVVADADLMPRARALAAEIAGNAPLAVRAAKRMMRMGLNEPFPEHVHHVYLQLLPLMRTEDLKEGMTAYIEKREPKFKGR from the coding sequence ATGAGCCAGGCCAAACAGGCGCCCGAAGCCGCGCCGCAGGAAGTCCTCTACGAGGTCTCCGACCATATCGCGACCATCACGCTCAATGCGCCGGAGCGCATGAACACGATTTCGGGCGTCATGCTGAACCAGTTGACCGAAAGGCTGCTGGAGGCGGACCGCGATCCGGAGGTGCGCTGCGTGATCCTGACCGGCGCCGGTCGCGCCTTCTGCGCGGGCCTCGACCTGCGCCCGCAGGCGAGCGGCAATCTTTCGATCGGCCAGAGCGGCGGCGTCACCTCGACGACGCTCGATCTCAATCATACGCCGCCGACTGTGCTGCATGCGATGGAGACGCCCACCGTCTGCGCCGTCAATGGCGGTGCGGCGGGCTATGGCATGGACACGGCGCTCGGCTGCGACATAAGGCTGATGGCGAAGTCGGCGAAGTTCGCCGCCGCATTCTGCAAGCGCGGGTTGCTGCCTGAATCGGGTGGCACATGGATCCTGCCGCGTCTTCTCGGCTGGTCGAAGGCGGCGGAACTGATTTTCACCGGGCGCACATTGTCGGCCGAAGAGAGCGTCGCGTGGGGGCTTGCATCCGAAGTCGTTGCCGATGCCGATCTGATGCCGCGCGCCCGTGCGCTTGCCGCCGAGATTGCCGGCAACGCGCCGCTCGCCGTGCGTGCCGCCAAGCGGATGATGCGCATGGGGCTCAACGAGCCGTTCCCGGAACATGTGCATCATGTCTATCTGCAATTGCTGCCGCTGATGCGGACCGAAGACCTGAAGGAAGGGATGACGGCCTACATCGAAAAGCGCGAACCGAAATTCAAGGGACGCTAG
- a CDS encoding DUF4339 domain-containing protein gives MAQPNEMRATNPADHPGTTAMRWVLKYGDRVYGPYSFDAMAAYAAEGRVAPHSLVAPEGTPAGASTWRAAGDLPQFAVLFGGEPAAEVEVEADVETETAAQPDPTVAAEINAPADEETVAHAETPSEPVAQPAIEAQPAAASAQSGEQRRQPYGPGKGQVDRRKQPETANFLIVLDIKARFAGPLEQAIMSLGPAYKLAANVWCVNTDATAPGLLNDLSVHIGKTDSMFIVDTTRDRTAWSSMGPEVDAKIRRVWRRTY, from the coding sequence ATGGCCCAACCGAACGAAATGCGCGCAACAAATCCGGCGGACCACCCCGGCACCACGGCGATGCGCTGGGTGCTGAAATATGGCGATCGCGTCTATGGTCCCTACAGCTTCGACGCGATGGCGGCCTATGCCGCCGAGGGCCGCGTCGCGCCGCACAGCCTCGTTGCGCCGGAAGGCACGCCCGCAGGCGCCAGCACATGGCGCGCCGCCGGCGACCTGCCGCAATTCGCCGTCCTTTTCGGAGGCGAGCCTGCAGCCGAAGTCGAGGTCGAGGCGGACGTCGAAACAGAAACGGCTGCGCAACCGGATCCTACTGTCGCGGCGGAGATCAATGCCCCCGCTGACGAAGAAACCGTCGCGCATGCCGAAACGCCGTCCGAACCCGTCGCACAGCCCGCTATCGAAGCGCAGCCTGCGGCAGCCTCCGCACAGTCAGGCGAACAGCGCCGCCAGCCCTATGGCCCCGGCAAAGGCCAGGTCGATCGGCGCAAGCAACCGGAGACGGCGAACTTCCTGATCGTGCTCGACATCAAGGCGCGCTTTGCCGGCCCGCTGGAACAGGCGATCATGTCGCTCGGGCCCGCCTACAAACTCGCGGCCAATGTGTGGTGCGTCAACACCGACGCGACCGCGCCCGGCCTGCTCAACGATCTGAGCGTGCATATCGGCAAGACGGATTCGATGTTCATCGTCGATACGACGCGTGATCGCACTGCATGGAGTTCGATGGGGCCGGAAGTCGACGCAAAAATTCGCCGCGTCTGGCGCCGCACTTACTGA
- a CDS encoding peptidylprolyl isomerase — translation MAAANGNTVRVHYTGTLDDGTVFDTSRGGDPIEFAVGKRMVIAGFEEAVVGMEPGDSKKLTIPATEAYGEHDPRLVQDVPRSELPQGLEPEPGMQLKASGGDGREIALVVTDVTSEMVRLDANHPLAGQDLTFEIQLVEVA, via the coding sequence ATGGCAGCAGCAAACGGCAACACGGTGCGCGTGCACTACACCGGCACGCTGGATGACGGAACCGTGTTCGACACGAGCCGCGGCGGCGACCCGATCGAGTTTGCGGTCGGCAAGCGCATGGTCATCGCCGGCTTCGAGGAGGCCGTGGTCGGCATGGAGCCCGGCGACAGCAAGAAGCTGACAATTCCGGCGACGGAAGCCTATGGCGAACACGATCCGCGCCTCGTGCAGGACGTGCCGCGCTCCGAGCTTCCACAGGGACTGGAGCCCGAACCCGGCATGCAGCTCAAGGCAAGCGGTGGCGATGGCCGCGAAATCGCGCTGGTCGTTACGGACGTCACGAGCGAGATGGTGCGGCTCGACGCCAATCATCCGCTGGCCGGGCAGGACCTCACCTTCGAGATCCAGCTCGTCGAGGTCGCCTGA